ATCGAATCATTGACAAACGCCCAGTCCACCGTCTCCATGTTGTACTTGATGCCTTTCATGGGATGCGGCGGCAGCGGGCCGGCGTCTTCAATCTTTTGTTTGCCAATCTTCCCCCAGCGCGGCATCTCGGTCGGGTTATCCACACTGGTCGCCCAGGAGTGAACCAGGTTGCGCGGGCCGACGGTATTTAACAGCTCTTGCGGATAGCCGGGATGGAAGGGGTCTTCCATCGCATCCAGGTGATATAGGTAGCCGAAGAATTCATCAAATCCGTGAACAGTGGGCAGGAACTCGTTACGGTCGCCCAGATGGTTTTTGCCGAACTGACCCGTGGCATAGCCCATCGACTTAAGCGCCGTGGCAATGGTTACGGCTTCCGCCGGTATGCCGATCTTGGCACCGGCTTGGCCGACCGTGGTCATGCCGGTGCGAACCGGCAGCTCTCCGGTGATGAACGCTGCGCGGCCGGCCGTGCAGCTCGCCTCGGCGTAGTAGTCCGTGAACCTCATGCCCTCTTTGGCGAGCTTGTCGAGGTTCGGCGTCCGGCCAGCCATCATGCCCTGGTTGTAAACGCCGATGTTAAACCAGCCGACGTCGTCAGCCATGATGACGACGATGTTGGGCTTTCGGTCTCCCGCCCATGCGATGTGCGCGACCGGCAGACCTATGGCTATGGTGAGCAAAAGCGCGACCGCGTACGACCTGTTTTTCAAGCTGCGCATTTCGATACTCCCTCGGATTTACGTGCGTGCCGTTCTCAGTTCGCGGCCGCGGCAGTACTCGATTGTTTGCCGGCGCCCAGTGAGACCAAGCGTTCGTTAAGTCCGTTGGCCCAGTAGTTCATCGCGTTCTGGGCATCGCCCCACTGAAATACGTCTGCGTTCTTGACCGACGTGCCGCCCATGCGTTTGTCGGCCCAAGCTGCGAGCAATTGCCCGCTTACGGAATCGGTAAGTTTGGCGTCACCCTCAGCGGACCCAACAAATGCGTAAGTGCCTGTAGCCACGTTCTTGATCAGGCTGAGCGCCCGCGCCTGGGGTACGACAACTGAAATGGTACGCAAACCCGGAACGGCCGCTGAAGCATCGGTCAGAGCTACCGCAAGTTTCATCACACCGGGGCCGGGTCCATAGGCGATCGTGAAGTTCTTGCTGAGGTACTGGACGAGTGTTACGTAGAAGTAGTCACAAAGGACCTGCTGGTCATGCTCGGATACCTTCGTATCATCAGCCGCCCAGAAGGTGACCGGTACGACCATGATTTGATTGTAGCTGCTCCAATTGGCACTCGGATTGACGTACCGGAGCATCGCCTGCTGATCCGACCCCGGTGCCGCGGGTTGAAGCAGCGAATAGTCGCTCCCCAGGAATCCGCTTGGCGGTGGTGGTGCTGGAGTTTCGCCCTGGGCTCGCTGAATAATGTTCGGCTGGGGCGCAACCGTCTGCGCACATCCTGCCATCAGAATTCCGGCTAGCAGCACTGAAAGGCTAGCCATGGCTTTGAGGGTCGTTTTCTCTAGATTCAGTTTTTCCCGCAATTTCCTTTCCTTCTGTTTTGATCCGTTGCTGCGCGCGTTCGCGCATCGACCGGCGATTAGGCCTTCGTCTCCTGATGACGTTGCTCAAGTCCACACGCTAACGTGCGGCGCATCTGTCTGTCGCTGAAGTTTTTGAAGTCAGCAACTGCGGAAACTGCGGCTCAACGCAAGTGCAGCACTAAGCTTAAGCGCGACCGCAAACACAAATGCAATGTGGCTCACACGCGTAAAGATGCGATTCCATGAGGAATAAATTAGAAGACCGAGTAAACCTACTATTAACAAACCGTCGAGCTCGCCGGAAATCTGTATCCTGTGCCGGGTCCCGCAGTCGCGATTCTTCCTTGCTATGAAGCGATCGGCACCGTCCTACCCGACTTGTTCTTTCGAATCGTCACGACCTTATATGAACCGAGTAAGCATGCGCTCGTCTTTCTTCGCCGCCTCGAGGTTGGTCTGCTGGGCATCAAGAGCGGGGTTGTTGGCAGCAGATGGTTGAGATCTGGTCAGCGATTTTGTTTCAAAATGATAATTACTCACTCGGCGTGATCTTTGTGATTTTCGATCCTTCGAGACCTATACCTCCCATAAGACCCTTCTGGGAAAACACGAAAGCATAGACGTCTGACCGCAGATTTGTTGTCGTTAATGATCGAGCAGCGCCCTGATCGAGCACGACGACGCTGGGCCCCGTGCCGATCGCCCAGCCTCCACTTGCGTCGAGGTACGCCAGCGCCGAATCTGTCATGAAGAAAAGCGCGTAGCCAAATTTCTTGACGCCGGCCTGAAACCCGTAGGATGCTGCCGCGGTTCTGTAGTAGCCAACGGTTTTGGTGCCTTTCCGAAGTGCGCCGTAGCCGTATTGCGCACCGACGATGAACGCTGCCTTTTTTATGTCTGGGAACACGAGAACTGCCTTGGCCTTTGCGCCGAGAGCCCTTGCCCCTTCATTGTGCCCGTAGAGATCCCTCAATGCCGTGGTCACGCTCCGATCGATCTGAGCTGACGTAGGAGCCAGCGACGGGACCTGTGCAAATACCGCAGCACCAAGCATCAATCCTAATGTGGCTTGGGCCAGCAGCACGGCGACTATTCCTTTCATCTTCATCTCCCAACTTCCTCGAAGAGCGTGGCAAAGCGATGGTTCATACCGAGCGTTAATTGTGATCACGCGGAACGGAGCGCTTATTCTTCGCTCCCAAATTGAGACCAGAGAGCCGTCTGTGGACTGGAGTCTGGATCGCAAGCTCCTCCGCACGATCCATTCAGGATAGTGAGGTTAGCCCGAGCTGGAGCATAGTCTGGTGCGCTCCGGATGAGCTGTGTCCAAATGTTGCGAGCACACACGACATCTCCCATTCTCGCGCAGATGATTGCGTCTGTGTTGGCCGCGTCCAGATCTCGCGGCGCCAGAAGCAGCGCGGCGATGATCTCCTGTAGCGCCTCGTTCAGTCGGTTCTCCCTCTCGTAAACGACGGCCAGATTGAAATGGGTCTCGGCGTGTCCTGGGCCGAGTGAGACGGCGGTCTCAAGAGCGGCCATCGCATTTGCGACCTCATGACGATCGTAATAGGCGAGGCCCAGATTCATGAACAGGTCCCACGTGTTAAGGCCGAGGCGTATGGCTTCGCGGTATTCACCGATCTCCTCCGACGTGCGCCCGACCATTCCGTACGCAAACCCCAGATGGTAATGCGCGAGCGCGTTGTTGCCTTCCGAGCGTAAAAGCTTGCGATGCAGGTATATGGCGGTTGGGTAATCTTGAACTGTCAGCGCGGCATCCGCGGTAACATCACATACCTGATCTGGCCCCTTTACTGCTCCTGCTCTGCAGACACTGGCGCAGCAGAAAATCAGCGACACGGCAACTAGAGTGCTTATCTTTGCGCCGAGTGTCGACATGGCCTTTCAGTTGTCAGACGAGATGGTGCTACGCATGAGCCGTGGCGAGTGGCTGACCGCAAACAAACTTCATCGAAGTTATCCGCCCCTTCCTCGTGTGCACCTCGATGGGTACAGCGAGAACCGTGCCAACCGTCTCAGTGATGGTTCGCGCGCTCGGCCAAAACTGGCCGCGCAAATTTCCCCTCCACGGGGCTGCCACTCGCAGCTAGCAGCACCAGGTTCATTGCCTAGCCTCCTGTCAAGGTCTCGACACCAAAGTCCGAATGGAGGCATGTGTTTCCATCGGCACCATCACAAGGAGGCTTACCTATAAGCAGGAGCTACTCGGCACAATGGCCGGTGGCTCAATGGAAGTGAATGAGCGACCGCTCAGAGCTTCGCGATCTGTCGGCGTCTGGACTTCCCAATCATCGAGGTTGGGAACATTCCCGCAGACCAACGGTGAGTTTATGGACGCGCAGAAGATCGCCAGTTTTACTGCTGGACTTGCAAGAAATACCATGAGACGACGCATCGCATTATCGGAGCCGAAGTGCCGCTTAGCGAACCGTCGAAAAAAGCACAAGCTCGTAATGCCGCGGAATGATGTCCTTTCTTAGACTCTAGGCCATCCTCGGATCGAATTTAGGCCAGTGATGCGGTATTAGGCCAGTACCGAGCTTTGGAACTGAAGCGTTTGCTCTTCAACTCCGCACCTGCTAAAGATGCCGAGATAGACTCACCGTTGTAACGTATCAATTGAACCACTATACGTTCGCGGTGGGTGGAATCCCACCGAACAAAGGACCCAGCTTCACGAGGGCCCCTTCGATACCTGTTTCGTGAGAAGACTTGGACCTTCGGTGTCCACAAGGCCCGCGGCTTCGCGCGTCCACGGAACACTAAGTCGATCATTATCGTTGCGCCAAGCGCTTGAGCCCAAAAGGAATTCCGAGTTGAACAAGTCACGGATTGGTAACAGGAGAAGCGATGCTCGTTAAATCGATGTACGGTCTATTCCATCATTTAAAGGATCGGGGTTTGTGGGCCAACATCTTTCCGTGTTGTGTCTCGATCCTGTTGCTGGTTTCAGCAACCGCAATAGCAGAGAGTGCAGGCCAGTTCGAATCGCCGCCGACGCTGCGAGCTCAAGAACTGGCGCCTGCGACCTTGCTCAACGGAAACGGCTTCCACGTCGATCAAGAGGTGCCCACCGACGGGTTGACCGCGCATTTCACGCTCCGCAGTGATGTCGGAACCTTCAACGCGGACGGCCTCGAAATGCTCAGGATTCGCGTCGCCGAGATCCCGGCAATCGTGGAACTCAACCAGACAAGTAAGTCGAAGGTCTTCGCCCAAGCACTGGCGACCAACGCGGCGGCTCCGGTCGCTGCGGCAGGACAAATGGTGATGCACCCCGTCGACACGGTAAAGGGGATGCCAGCAGGAGTCGGGCGCTTCTTCGGCCGCGTCGGCCTCGGTGCTCAAAAGCTCAAGGAGGCTGCGACGCAGCCGGAAGAAGGTTCTACGGGTGAGAAGGCCGGCCAGGTTGCCACGCACACCCTTCAGACTACCAGAGACATTTTGGGCTACGAGCAGGAACGGCGAGGGCTGGCGAAAAAGCTCCACGTCGACCCGTACACTACGAACCCGATCCTCGCCAAGCAGCTTGATGATTTCGCGCTGGTCGCATTCAGAGCACACGTCGGCGTTACGACCGCGATGTCCGTGTTCATTCCGGGCTCGATGGCAATCACCGCCACCAGAGTTGTCTCCACCTGGGTGTACGACACGCCGCGCGCAGATCTCATCGTGCAGAACCAGAAGAAACTACAGGAGATGGGAGTGCCGGACGAGACTATTCATGCGTTCATGGGCAATAAGGCTTTTCCGCTAAGCGTGCAGACCGCCTTCGTCGAAGACCTTACCCGTGTGTCCGGAGTCTCGGGTTCCATCAACATAGTAGCGTTGGCGAGCACGGCCGAGTCAGAGGATCAGGCGCGATTTCTCGCTGGTTGTCTGAACATGTTGGCCAACTATCACCAGTCCCAGACTCCGTTAGTCAGCATTATCGCACGCGGCACGGTAATCGGCCGCGATCGTGCCGGCGTAATCATCGTGCCGGCCGAGGTCGACTATGTCTCGTGGACCAAGCGCACTTCATACTTTGCAAATCGGCCGGATCTCGTATCGCCTAAACGTACCGCTTGGCTCTCCGGTCAAATGTCACCGCTCGGGAAGAAGAATTTTCAAGCGTTGGGATGGAGCGTGCGCGAGAGGGCAAAGCTTTAGCTTGGGCGGCCGCGCAATGCGCGAGGCCTGCGGATGAAGCTGCGAATGAAGTGATGCTCAAAGCCGTATCGCTGCGCAGTGAATATCACTTCGACGATTCGAATAATGGGTTGTGAGAGGATGAGAAAAGCGTAATTCGATGGGTGCTGCTGCACAAAAGCTGAGTCAAGGGAGGATATCCTTCGAGCGGACTAACGAGTCGACGCTCGTGGCGCACCTTTCCGGCCCTTGGCATCTGCAGCGCGACCTGCCGCCGATTTCGCTGCTGACGGCTGAACTCGGTTCGCGGTCGGGCACCAAGCGCCTTTCGTACGAGGCCGCAGGACTTACTCACTGGGACAGTGGGCTGATCTCATATCTGACGAATGCGGCCGAGATCTGCCGCGCCCGCGGTATCGCGGAGGACCGCGCCGGACTTCCGGAGGGTCTCAAGCGTCTGCTCGAACTGGCCGAGGCGGTGCCCGAAAAGAAGGGCGCGCGCAGCGGCGCGTCGCGCGTCTCCTTCTTCGCGCGCGTAGGCAACGCGACGATCGGTTACGGCCTTTCAGTGAACGAATTTCTGGATTTCCTCGGCGAACTGACCGTAGCCTTGGGGAAATTTCTCCGCGGCAAAGCGCGCTATCGAAAGATCGACCTGCTCGAAGTCGTCCAGGAGTGCGGCCCCAACGCCGTCGGAATCGTTACGCTGATCTCGTTTCTGGTCGGCGTCATCCTCGCCTTCATGGGCGCGGTGCAGTTGTCGCAGTTCGGCGCGTCGATCTACGTCGCCGACCTGGTCGGCATCGGCATGGTCCGCGACATGGCGGCGATGATGACGGCGATCATCATGTCGGGCCGAACCGGCGCAGCGTTCGCGGCAAAGCTCGGCACGATGAAGGTGACCCAGGAGATCGATGCGCTGACCACGATGGGCGTGTCGCCGCTGGAGTTCCTGGTCCTGCCGCGGATCCTCGCGCTGGTCCTGATGATGCCGCTTTTGTGCCTGTTCGCCGACCTGGTCGGAATACTGGGCGGCATGTTCGTCGGCGTGACGATGCTCGATCTGTCGGCCGGCAGCTACATGCGAGAAACCATCTCGACGCTGACTCTGACCAATCTGTTCGGCGGCGTAATTAAGGGCACTTTCTACGGCGTGCTGATCGCGATTGCCGGATGTCTGCGCGGCTTTCAATGCGGTAACAGCTCCTCGGCGGTCGGCGACGCGGCAACCCAGGCGGTGGTCATGGCGATCGTCATGATCGTGGTCGCTTGCGGGCTGTTCGCCGTGGTCTTCAACTTTCTGGGAATCTGAGCGCAGAGAATCACGATGGCCACGGGTAACGGCGACAATCGCGCCAGCGCACAGCCGCAGATCATCGTGCGCAACTTGACGATGGCCTATGGCAGTTTCGTCCTGATGCGCGATCTCAACTTCGTGGTGAAGCGCGGAGACATCTTCATCATCATGGGCGGCAGCGGATGTGGCAAGAGCACGCTCTTGCGCCACCTGATTGGGCTCAAGGAGCCGGCCACGGGCGAGATCATTTACGGCGACGTCAACTTCACCCGCGCCGCGCCGGAGCAGCGCGAACTGATGCTGCGGCGGTTCGGAATCCTGTACCAGAGCGGGGCGCTGTGGAGTTCGATGACGCTGGCGGAAAACATCGGCCTGCCGCTTGGCGAGTTCACCGACCTGACGCCAGCGCAGATCCGCGAAATCGCGGCGCTCAAGCTCGCGCTGGTCGGGCTCAAGGGGTTCGAGGACTTCTACCCCAACCAGATCAGCGGCGGCATGCAGAAGCGCGCTGGGCTCGCGCGCGCGATGGCGCTCGATCCGGACATCCTGTTCTTCGACGAGCCGTCGGCCGGACTCGATCCGATAAGCTCACGCCTGCTCGACGACCTGATCCTCGAGTTGCGCGCGAACCTGGGCGCGACGATCGTCGTGGTCACCCACGAGCTCGCGAGCATCTTCACCATCGCCAACAACAGCGTCTTCCTGGACGCCGAATCGCGCGTGCAGATCGCGACCGGAGATCCGCACGAAATGCTCGCGCATTCGCAAGACCCGCGGGTGAGAAGGTTTCTCACGCGGGGACAGGAGGGAGGCGAGGGAGCCGCCACTCATGGGTAAACGGGTCAGTCCAGCGGTAATCGGGGCGTTTGTGATCGCGAGCTTCGCGATCCTGCTCGTGGCCCTGATCGTAGTCGGCTCGGGCAAGATGTTCCGGCGGCCGGTGCGCTTCGTCTGCATGTTCCAGGGCAACCTCAACGGACTCAAGATCGGAGCGCCGGTCAAGGTGCGGGGAGTGCAAATCGGCGAGGTCTCGGCGATCGAACTGAGGATCCAGCCCTCCCAGGGGAAGCTGCGTCCGGGAATTCAGGGGCTCAGGATGCCGGTCTTCATCGACGTGGATCGAGCGCAACTGCTCTCGAAAGGAGGGAGCGGCGAGGCGCTCCAGGAGGGCCGCCTGGATGAGTTTATCCAGATGGGAATGCGGGCGCAGCTTGATACGGAAAGTCTGCTCACCGGGCTTTTGTACATCGATCTCGATCTTCATCCCAAAGCGCCGGCTAACTACGTCCTCGAACCGGGCGGCCCTTACCAGGAGATCCCGACCGTCCAGACCGATCTGCAGGAATTGCAGGAGCGCCTGACCCACACGCTCGACAAGTTCGACAAAATCGACTTCCAGGCGCTGGTCGTCTCGATCACCGACGCCGCCAATTCGATCAAGAGTCTCGCCGGCTCGCCCGAGCTGAAGGCCACGCTCGAGTCCCTCAAGGGCACGGTTGCGAACCTGAACCAGGCGCTTGCCTCGGCACGCACTCTGCTCAACAACGCCAATGCCCAGGTCGGTCCGCTGGTCGCAGACCTGCGGGAGAGTTCCGACGAGGCCAACAAGACGATGGTGGAAACACGCGCCGCGCTGGTCAACCTGCAACAGACGCTGAATCCCGAGTCGCCGCTGGCGGTGCGGCTTAACCGGACTCTCGACTCGCTCGATGAGACCTCGCGCTCGATCGGCGACTTCGTCGACTATCTGCAGCGCAATCCGGGCGCCCTGGTCCGCGGACGCTACGTGCCGGATAAGGAAAAGCAACAGTAATGAAGATCAACGCGATCCGTCTTGCGCTCGGCGCGTGCGTGCTTGCCGCGGGATGCTCCGTGCTCTCGCCCCAGCCCGACCGTTCCAGGTTCTTCATCCTGACTCCGATCTCCGACGGCGCAGGAACGGGGGCGCAGCCGGCTTCGACGAGCGCCGGCACGCACCTCACCCTCGGCGTCGGTCCGGTCGATTTCCCCGACTATCTGCGCCGCCTGCCGGTGGTGAAACGCGTCGCGCCCAACCGCGTGGACCTCTCGGACGAAGAGCGATGGGCCGAACCGCTGGATAAGAACTTTGTGCGGGTGCTGTCCGAGAACCTGGCGACGCTGCTCGACACTCAGCGGATCGAGAAGTACCCGTGGCCGGTGAAGAACCGGATCGACTACCAGGTCGAGGTTGACGTCGAGCGATTCGAAACCACCAGCGACGGCCAGGCGCAATTGATGGCAAGCTGGATCATCAGGGACGGACCGAGCGACAAGATCCTGTACGCTTCGCGGACCGTGGCCGGAGCGCCGGCGGGCCCGGACGAGCTGAGCGCCTCGGCCGCCTTGAGCAGCGACCTCGCAACGCTAAGCCGGGAGATCGCCTCGCGCGTCGCTGAACTCAACCAGCATCACACGCCCCAGAGCGCGCAATCGGCCGCGGCTCCAGCGTTCTGAACGGCGTGATCAGTCCAGATCGAGCTTCGGAAACAGCAGGCCGACCTGGAAATTCAGCGTGAATTGCTCGGTCTGCTTCGCGAACTGCCGATAGAGCATCCATTCGCCCGAGATCGAGGTGTCGAGCGCAAGGTCGTTCGCGAACCTCCACACCTTGCCGAATCCCGCGCTCATCGGGATTGTGGTCGAGGTATTGTGACGCCAATTGATCGTCCAGGTCGCGTCGCTCGACTTCAAATACCAGTCATGCCCCAGCTGATAACTGAGAAGCGGCTGAATCGTCAGCGAGGAGGCCGGCACCGAGTTGGACGAGGTGTAGGCGAAAGAAGTCGCCTGCTGCAGAAGGGCCGATAGATTAAGACCGGTAATTCCGCGGTACGAAAACCCCAGCGCCGGTCCCGCCTGCCACGATCCGTTTCCCACCCGGTCGCTGGCCGAGGTTGGAAATATCAGGTAAGGCCCGATACCCCACCGGAAATGAGTCTCCCGCTCGTTCGGCCACGGCATCACGAACAGGTCGAGCAACTGCATGTCGTCATACGTCGTGGTCGTCGAAGCGCCCTTGCCGTTGGGAACCGTCACGATTTTGATCGTCGGGCGAACGAGCTGATCGAACGGTATGAAGAGGAAAGGACGAAGCGCGAGGATCGCTCTCAACTGTACCGTGTTCGGCTGCGCGTTGGTCCCGTATTGGGCGGGCGTATATGGGTCTTTGATTTGAAGCTGCGTCAGGTAGGAGACCGGATCGATGACCTTTTCGGCCAGCGGCTCTTCGTCGCCGGCCGGGTATGCGGAGGCTGGCGCCTGCTGCGCATAGGCGCCAAACCGAATAGCCATCAGGAGCGCCGCCAGCATCAAGACGCGGCGCGCGCGCCTGACCGTAGTCGCGAGGTGGGAGAGCAACGGAGTCCGCGCTTCCTTGATACTTGAGCAGAAGGCGATCACCCGGGCGCGCATCTGCCGCGCCTGGAGATCTTCGTGCGTGCACGGGGACAGTTTGACACCCACTTTCAGATTTTCTGCAGCTCTGCGACGGTCTTGTCGGACTTGACGTCGCCAGTGTTCAACGTCGTCTTTGGCTCGATCAGAAGCACGTGGACCTCGTCTTCGGCTACCGGCAAGTGATCGACGCCGCGAGGGATGACGACGAATTCTCCGGGATCGAGGCGAACGTCGCCCTCGTGCAGCTTTATGAGCAGGCGCCCCTTCGTCACGAAGAAGAGTTCGTCCTCGTTTTCGTGATGGTGCCAGACGAAATCGCCCTTCATCTTCGCCAGCTTGATGTATGAGTCGTTCAACTCGGCCGCGATCCTGGGATTCCAGTAGCCGCTGAAGAGGTCGAATTTCTGAGCGACGTTCACCTTCTCGATGCGCTTCATCAGGTCGGCCCTCCGAGTACGTTAGCCCGTCGGGGTCGTCGATCCCGGCGTGGCGGCTCTTATGATGCAAACTTTCGCCAGATCAGTCGCGTTGGCGCGCGTCGGTGCTCCGCCCAATGGCCCCGAATCGTAGATTATCGCGAGCCATTTGGCGACCGTGATCCAGCGCCCGTTTAGCGCCGGCTGCGGGCTTTTTCCACATGTGCTGAGAAGATGTCCTGACTCGCCGTGGCGCGCGCTCAAGTTGGAGCGCCTCCCGCGGCTGCCGAGCGCGATCAGGCAGGGCGGGTCTCCGCCTCGATCAGAATTTCCGCCGCGCGCACCATCGCCGAGGTGCGCGCCGCCTTTCGGCTCTCTTCCGCGCAGAACCCCGAGCCTTCGAGGACGATCGCGAGCTCGTCCGCGAGCCGCTCAGGATCGCGCGCCGCGGCCGTGCGCGCGAGCTCGCGCAGGCGGGCATGGCGCTCGGCCTTGAAGGCGGCGATAACCGCGCGCGCCGGGTGGCTCTCGGTGGGGAACTCGACCAGCGTGTTGCCGAAGGGGCATCCGCGAAACTGCGGCGCGGCGGCATGCTCGGCGGTCGCGGCGAAGAGCGCCCGCAACTGCTTTCGCGGCGCGTGTGCGTACCGGCCGATGACGTCTTCCCACCATCGCCAGTAATCCTCGGCCTCGGATTCGAGGTAGGCGCGCACGAGGTCGTCCTTGGAGGGAAAACTCCGGTAGAAGCTCATCTTGGCCACGCCCGAGCGCGCGATCAGAGTGTCGACGCCGACCGCGCGGATGCCCTCGCGGTAGAACGCCTCGCGCGCGGTCGCAAGGATGCGGTCGCGCACGCAGGCCGGCTTCTCCGGCGCGTCCGCGCCGGGCGCCGGTTTGTCGGCGCGGCGCGGAGAAGGCCGAACGGCAGCTTGTGCGGAAGGGCCGGCGGAATGCTTGGCGGAGCTTTTGCTTTGCGTGGCCATTACCGTGTCCCCTGGCGGCCCCCTTTGATCTAGACAGACAGACCTGTATCATTTATACAGAACGGCCTGTCTCATAGAAACAAGATAGCCGAGCGGGCCATGGAGGGAAAGACCATGTTGACCAACAACACCAAATCGACGAACGCCGCAAGCGGCCGTCCCGCGGTGCCGCGGAGCGCCCGCAGCGCGATCGCCGGGCGCGGGGTCAGGGCTATCCGCGGCCTGCCGGTCGAACCGCGAAGCGCCGGGCCGGCCGCGGAGCGCGCGGCGTCCGCAGACCGGATCGGCTCGGCCGTTACGTTGGCGCTGAGCCTCGCGCTGGTCGCCGGCGGTTCGCTGATGGTTGCGCAGATCTGGGCGAATCTGGGCATGATCAGATGACGATCATGATCGGACAACTATCCGGATAGCGCACGGGCAGCGACCGGTCATGCGAAGTTTGGCCGAAGTTTGGCCTGCCCGCGCGGCGCGGGCGGCGAAGCGCAGCATTGCACCCCCGCCGCCGGCGGGCCGGCTGCTCGACCCGGAGAAGTTTCCATAAAGCGGCAGAATCGGAGTACGAGTCGGTTACGAGGACAGCCGCCGCCGTGGCGGCGGCATCAACCATACTCGGAGAGGAGTGTACCAACATGAAACTCTACTTTTCGCCGGGCGCCTGTTCGCTCTCGCCGCACATCGTTTTGCGCGAGGC
This DNA window, taken from Candidatus Binataceae bacterium, encodes the following:
- a CDS encoding TetR/AcrR family transcriptional regulator, whose amino-acid sequence is MRDRILATAREAFYREGIRAVGVDTLIARSGVAKMSFYRSFPSKDDLVRAYLESEAEDYWRWWEDVIGRYAHAPRKQLRALFAATAEHAAAPQFRGCPFGNTLVEFPTESHPARAVIAAFKAERHARLRELARTAAARDPERLADELAIVLEGSGFCAEESRKAARTSAMVRAAEILIEAETRPA
- a CDS encoding ATP-binding cassette domain-containing protein; protein product: MATGNGDNRASAQPQIIVRNLTMAYGSFVLMRDLNFVVKRGDIFIIMGGSGCGKSTLLRHLIGLKEPATGEIIYGDVNFTRAAPEQRELMLRRFGILYQSGALWSSMTLAENIGLPLGEFTDLTPAQIREIAALKLALVGLKGFEDFYPNQISGGMQKRAGLARAMALDPDILFFDEPSAGLDPISSRLLDDLILELRANLGATIVVVTHELASIFTIANNSVFLDAESRVQIATGDPHEMLAHSQDPRVRRFLTRGQEGGEGAATHG
- a CDS encoding DUF3313 domain-containing protein; translated protein: MREKLNLEKTTLKAMASLSVLLAGILMAGCAQTVAPQPNIIQRAQGETPAPPPPSGFLGSDYSLLQPAAPGSDQQAMLRYVNPSANWSSYNQIMVVPVTFWAADDTKVSEHDQQVLCDYFYVTLVQYLSKNFTIAYGPGPGVMKLAVALTDASAAVPGLRTISVVVPQARALSLIKNVATGTYAFVGSAEGDAKLTDSVSGQLLAAWADKRMGGTSVKNADVFQWGDAQNAMNYWANGLNERLVSLGAGKQSSTAAAAN
- a CDS encoding lipid-binding SYLF domain-containing protein; its protein translation is MKMKGIVAVLLAQATLGLMLGAAVFAQVPSLAPTSAQIDRSVTTALRDLYGHNEGARALGAKAKAVLVFPDIKKAAFIVGAQYGYGALRKGTKTVGYYRTAAASYGFQAGVKKFGYALFFMTDSALAYLDASGGWAIGTGPSVVVLDQGAARSLTTTNLRSDVYAFVFSQKGLMGGIGLEGSKITKITPSE
- a CDS encoding cupin domain-containing protein gives rise to the protein MKRIEKVNVAQKFDLFSGYWNPRIAAELNDSYIKLAKMKGDFVWHHHENEDELFFVTKGRLLIKLHEGDVRLDPGEFVVIPRGVDHLPVAEDEVHVLLIEPKTTLNTGDVKSDKTVAELQKI
- a CDS encoding sulfatase-like hydrolase/transferase: MRSLKNRSYAVALLLTIAIGLPVAHIAWAGDRKPNIVVIMADDVGWFNIGVYNQGMMAGRTPNLDKLAKEGMRFTDYYAEASCTAGRAAFITGELPVRTGMTTVGQAGAKIGIPAEAVTIATALKSMGYATGQFGKNHLGDRNEFLPTVHGFDEFFGYLYHLDAMEDPFHPGYPQELLNTVGPRNLVHSWATSVDNPTEMPRWGKIGKQKIEDAGPLPPHPMKGIKYNMETVDWAFVNDS
- a CDS encoding PqiC family protein, whose protein sequence is MKINAIRLALGACVLAAGCSVLSPQPDRSRFFILTPISDGAGTGAQPASTSAGTHLTLGVGPVDFPDYLRRLPVVKRVAPNRVDLSDEERWAEPLDKNFVRVLSENLATLLDTQRIEKYPWPVKNRIDYQVEVDVERFETTSDGQAQLMASWIIRDGPSDKILYASRTVAGAPAGPDELSASAALSSDLATLSREIASRVAELNQHHTPQSAQSAAAPAF
- a CDS encoding MlaD family protein, giving the protein MGKRVSPAVIGAFVIASFAILLVALIVVGSGKMFRRPVRFVCMFQGNLNGLKIGAPVKVRGVQIGEVSAIELRIQPSQGKLRPGIQGLRMPVFIDVDRAQLLSKGGSGEALQEGRLDEFIQMGMRAQLDTESLLTGLLYIDLDLHPKAPANYVLEPGGPYQEIPTVQTDLQELQERLTHTLDKFDKIDFQALVVSITDAANSIKSLAGSPELKATLESLKGTVANLNQALASARTLLNNANAQVGPLVADLRESSDEANKTMVETRAALVNLQQTLNPESPLAVRLNRTLDSLDETSRSIGDFVDYLQRNPGALVRGRYVPDKEKQQ
- a CDS encoding tetratricopeptide repeat protein; this encodes MSTLGAKISTLVAVSLIFCCASVCRAGAVKGPDQVCDVTADAALTVQDYPTAIYLHRKLLRSEGNNALAHYHLGFAYGMVGRTSEEIGEYREAIRLGLNTWDLFMNLGLAYYDRHEVANAMAALETAVSLGPGHAETHFNLAVVYERENRLNEALQEIIAALLLAPRDLDAANTDAIICARMGDVVCARNIWTQLIRSAPDYAPARANLTILNGSCGGACDPDSSPQTALWSQFGSEE
- a CDS encoding ABC transporter permease, producing MAHLSGPWHLQRDLPPISLLTAELGSRSGTKRLSYEAAGLTHWDSGLISYLTNAAEICRARGIAEDRAGLPEGLKRLLELAEAVPEKKGARSGASRVSFFARVGNATIGYGLSVNEFLDFLGELTVALGKFLRGKARYRKIDLLEVVQECGPNAVGIVTLISFLVGVILAFMGAVQLSQFGASIYVADLVGIGMVRDMAAMMTAIIMSGRTGAAFAAKLGTMKVTQEIDALTTMGVSPLEFLVLPRILALVLMMPLLCLFADLVGILGGMFVGVTMLDLSAGSYMRETISTLTLTNLFGGVIKGTFYGVLIAIAGCLRGFQCGNSSSAVGDAATQAVVMAIVMIVVACGLFAVVFNFLGI